The Bacillus carboniphilus genome contains a region encoding:
- a CDS encoding spore germination protein — translation MPAFVGPMEVERIQDGGIKVGDTFKLSPKSSLKAASGAGSNNSGDIHRYYNEKNISNEYNPNVFDQNQFFNL, via the coding sequence ATGCCAGCTTTTGTTGGACCGATGGAAGTAGAAAGAATTCAAGATGGTGGGATTAAAGTAGGTGACACGTTTAAATTATCTCCTAAAAGTAGTTTAAAAGCTGCTAGCGGTGCCGGAAGCAATAATAGTGGTGATATACATCGTTACTACAATGAAAAAAATATTTCAAATGAATATAATCCTAATGTGTTTGATCAAAATCAGTTTTTTAACTTGTAG
- a CDS encoding GNAT family N-acetyltransferase: MPVDKDLYIQLLETHHASELYMLIEKNRLFLQEWLPWVAYTTTPEQVQQFIQLWLEQFSQNNGFNGGIRYHQQLVGVIGMHHIDWQNLKTMIGYLLEERAQGKGIMTKCTSVMLDYIFFEKGLHRVEISCGEHNEKSCAIPERLRFKKEGVSRDGERLMNRFHSLINYSMLRDEWLKLKEFK; this comes from the coding sequence ATGCCTGTTGATAAAGATCTCTATATTCAACTATTAGAAACACATCATGCTAGTGAATTGTATATGCTCATAGAAAAAAATAGACTCTTCTTACAAGAATGGTTGCCGTGGGTAGCTTATACAACTACACCAGAACAAGTTCAACAATTTATTCAACTTTGGCTTGAACAGTTTTCACAAAATAATGGGTTTAATGGAGGAATACGATATCATCAACAATTAGTAGGGGTAATTGGAATGCATCATATTGACTGGCAGAACCTAAAAACAATGATTGGATATTTATTAGAAGAAAGGGCTCAAGGGAAAGGTATTATGACCAAATGTACTTCCGTCATGTTAGATTATATTTTCTTTGAAAAAGGATTACACCGTGTAGAAATTAGCTGTGGAGAACATAATGAAAAAAGTTGCGCAATACCTGAACGACTGCGTTTTAAAAAAGAAGGAGTATCAAGGGATGGAGAAAGATTAATGAACCGCTTTCATTCATTAATAAACTATTCCATGCTTAGAGATGAATGGCTAAAGTTAAAAGAATTTAAATAA